The Vespa velutina chromosome 25, iVesVel2.1, whole genome shotgun sequence genome has a segment encoding these proteins:
- the LOC124957223 gene encoding histone-lysine N-methyltransferase SETMAR-like, whose translation MKSNKQHFRHILLFYYRRGKNAVQVRKKLTNVYGEDVLTVHAPSSERPVEADKDTIKPLVDANRQITTREIGERLNLSNSTVYDYLKGLGLTPKLDIWVPHVLTERNFCRRVDVCDSLLKRHEDDPFLKRIITGNEKWVILPDNTTINSEVYCHQLDKLNDALQQKRTELINRKGVVFHQDNARSHTSLVSRQKFLQLEWDTMPHPPYSPDLAPLDYYLFRSLQNFLDGETFTSNEKVKNHLD comes from the exons ATGAAGAGCAATAAGCAGCATTTTCGtcatatattacttttttactatAGAAGAGGTAAAAATGCTGTTCAagttagaaagaaattaaccAATGTGTATGGAGAAGATGTGTTGACAGTAC ATGCACCAAGTTCTGAAAGGCCAGTTGAAGCTGATAAAGACACGATAAAGCCATTAGTTGATGCAAACCGGCAAATAACAACACGTGAGATCGGTGAGAGGttgaatttatcaaattcaacTGTTTATGATTACTTGAAAGGCCTGGGTTTAACCCCGAAGCTCGATATATGGGTTCCCCATGTTCTCACAGAGAGAAATTTCTGTCGTCGCGTTGACGTCTGTGATTCGCTTCTCAAACGTCATGAGGATGATCCATTTTTGAAGCGCATCATTACTGGGAACGAAAAATGGGTC atTTTACCGGATAACACAACAATTAATTCGGAAGTCTACTGTCATCAGCTGGACAAACTGAATGATGCACTTCAACAGAAAAGGACAGAATTAATCAACAGAAAAGGTGTAGTGTTCCACCAAGATAATGCGAGATCTCATACAAGTTTGGTCTCTCGCCAAAAATTTTTACAGCTTGAATGGGATACAATGCCACATCCACCATATTCTCCAGATCTGGCACCtttggattattatttgttccgatcattgcaaaattttttagacGGTGAAACCTTCACTTCAAATGAGAAGGTCAAAAACCACCTCGATTAG
- the LOC124957268 gene encoding odorant receptor 85c-like, whose protein sequence is MKTKIEAIDVTEAMKSLLWNRQLLKYVGIWPLEISNALFLFFFIYLFLHCSFTFAELTHSKHDIEVNMAIFTENVLLLMTLTKITTCWMNRRSLRSLLVEVKNNFIVDNYNTIEKRFIFMKYTKLAKYYLLVAVPTMTFATSSYYIRALLPNVQMAMRNSSLSYKLPYKTRTIVDIRDIRIYIFLCIYQMLVVPSIVLGFVGFDCLFANLSFHITAQFGILSCMLREILDDSNAFQCNIRELVLRHYKLIRQAKTLEDNFNVIILQQLMGSTFQLCASGYNTILNSVNKEGLTLFIFCFYATSTLCTLFVYCYIGECLIQESLSLSNAFYRYEWYNVSPVNLKMVQICMLRMKTPQQLTSGKFFVLSLASFTDILKTTMGYLSLLRTLL, encoded by the exons ATGAAGACAAAAATAGAA gcAATAGACGTAACTGAAGCAATGAAGTCGTTGCTATGGAACAgacaattattgaaatatgttGGAATTTGGCCACTCGAGATTTCTAAtgctctatttcttttttttttcatatatcttttcttacaTTGTTCATTTACATTTGCCGAATTGACACATAGTAAACACGATATCGAAGTTAATATGGCAATTTTCACCGAAAACGTATTGCTCTTAATGAcgctaacgaaaataacaacatGCTGGATGAATAGACGATCATTAAGAAGTTTACTCGtcgaagtaaaaaataatttcatcgtcGACAATTACAATACTATCGAGAAGAGATTTATATTCATGAAATATACCAAATTGgcgaaatattatcttttagtGGCAGTACCAACTATGACTTTTGCAACATCATCTTATTACATTCGTGCTTTGTTGCCTAACGTGCAAATGG cgATGAGAAATTCATCATTGAGTTACAAACTACCGTACAAAACACGAACCATCGTCGATATACGCGACATTAGgatctatatttttctctgtATTTATCAGATGTTGGTAGTACCGAGTATTGTATTAGGTTTCGTTGGATTTGATTGTTTGTTCGCCAatctttcatttcatattaCCGCACAATTTGGAATACTTAGTTGTATGCTCAGAGAAATTCTCGACGATTCTAATGCATTTCAATGTAATATAAGAGAACTTGTATTACGGCATTACAAATTGATAAG gCAAGCAAAAACATtggaagataattttaatgtaataatattgcaACAATTAATGGGATCAACGTTTCAACTTTGTGCATCTGGTTATAATACAATTCTG AACTCTGTGAACAAAGAAGGATTAACGTTATTCATATTCTGTTTTTATGCTACGAGCACATTGTGTACATTGTTTGTTTATTGTTACATCGGCGAGTGTCTAATTCAGGAA agtTTGAGCCTGAGCAATGCATTTTATCGTTACGAGTGGTATAACGTGTCACCAGTGAATTTAAAAATGGTTCAAATTTGCATGTTGCGAATGAAGACACCACAGCAACTAACGTCCGGTAAATTTTTCGTTCTATCATTGGCCTCGTTTACCGAC atTCTCAAAACTACGATGGGATATCTGTCATTACTGCGAACACTTCTGTGa
- the LOC124957267 gene encoding odorant receptor 63a-like isoform X1, with protein MEKKIEAINVTEAMKSLAWNRLLLKYIGIWPLEISYIHFLLYFFYLFLHNLLSIIELRNGKNDFEANMEFFTENVLHLMVLTKVLMCWLNRESLGRLLAEVQNNFNVDKYNTFEKRFIFMKYSRLAKYYFLVALTTMICTTVTYYIHALLPNVQMVIKNSSLSYKPPYKTETIVDIYDIRIYVCLCIYQVLLVPTIILGYVGFDCLFANLAFHITAQFGILSCMLREILDDSKTFQCNIRELVLRHYKLIRQAKSLEDNYNVIILQQLMGSTFQLCASGYNTLLGSVNSQALTVMVFNFYAMNTLSTLITYCYIGECLIQESLSLSNAIYRYEWYNVSPMNLKMINICLMRMKRPEQLTSGYRQLKNGVVRSPLFFILVFNDFLHVANEEILTINFR; from the exons atggagaaaaaaatagaa gcAATAAATGTAACCGAAGCAATGAAGTCTTTAGCATGGAACAGATTATTGCTAAAATATATTGGAATTTGGCCACTCGAGATTTCTTatatccattttcttctttattttttttatcttttcttacaTAATTTATTGTCAATTATCGAATTGAGAAATGGTAAAAATGATTTCGAAGCTAATATGGAATTTTTTACGGAAAACGTATTGCACCTAATGGTGCTAACGAAAGTATTGATGTGCTGGTTAAACAGAGAATCATTAGGACGTTTGCTCGCTGAagtacaaaataatttcaacgtCGACAAGTACAATACGTTTGAGAAGAGATTCATATTCATGAAGTATAGTAGATTggcgaaatattattttttagttgCTCTAACAACGATGATTTGTACCACTGTAACATATTATATCCATGCATTGCTGCCTAATGTACAAATGG tgataaaaaattcatcattGAGTTACAAACCACCGTACAAAACAGAAACCATTGTCGATATATACGACATTAGGATCTATGTTTGTCTCTGCATTTATCAAGTGTTGTTAGTACCAACTATTATATTAGGTTACGTTGGATTTGATTGTTTGTTCGCAAATCTCGCATTTCATATTACCGCACAATTTGGAATTCTTAGTTGTATGCTCAGAGAAATTCTCGATGACTCTAAAACATTCCAATGTAATATAAGGGAACTTGTACTTCGGCATTACAAATTGATAAG aCAAGCAAAATCTTTGGAAGATAAttacaatgtaataatattacaacaaTTGATGGGATCAACGTTTCAACTTTGTGCATCCGGTTACAATACACTTTTG GGCTCAGTAAACAGTCAAGCATTGACGGTGAtggtatttaatttttatgctATGAACACATTGAGTACATTGATTACTTATTGTTACATCGGCGAATGTCTTATTCAggaa agtTTGAGCCTGAGCAACGCAATTTATCGTTACGAGTGGTATAACGTGTCACCTATGaacttaaaaatgattaacatTTGTTTGATGCGAATGAAAAGACCAGAACAATTAACTTCCG GTTATAGACAACTCAAAAATGGCGTAGTTCGTTCgccattatttttcattctcgttTTCAACGATTTTTTGCACGTTGCAAATGAAGAAATCCTAACAATCAACTTCCGATAA
- the LOC124957270 gene encoding odorant receptor 82a-like: MEKKIETIDVTEAMKSIIWNRLLLKCVGIWPLEVSNALFIFFFIYLLLHCSFALAEMTHRKYDFNYFLAIFSEVLLILMTLSKMTTCWINRQALGRLLIEIQNNFYVDKYNTFEKRFIFMKYSKLAKYYLLIAVTSMACGTVFYYLNELRLSVKMVIPNSSLTYKPPYKTETIVDIYDIKIYACFCIYQLFLLPAIILGYVGFDCLFANLAFHVAAQFGILCSMLKEILDDSDDFQRNMKELVLRHYKLIRQAKTLEDNFNTIILQQLMGTTFQLCASGYHTLLGSVSSEIFTVIVFNFYATNTLSTLFVYCYIGECLIQESSNLSNAFYRYEWYNVSPTNLRMITICMLRMMIPEQLTSGKFFVLSLASFTDILKTTMGYLSLLRTVL; this comes from the exons atggagaaaaaaatagaa acaATTGACGTAACCGAAGCAATGAAGTCAATAATATGGAACAGACTATTACTTAAATGCGTTGGAATTTGGCCCCTCGAAGTTTCCAATgctctatttatctttttttttatttatcttttattacattGTTCCTTTGCATTAGCCGAAATGACTCATCGTAAATacgatttcaattatttccttGCAATATTTAGCgaagttttattaattctaatgaCGCTATCGAAAATGACTACGTGCTGGATAAATAGACAAGCATTAGGACGTTTGCTCAtcgaaatacaaaataatttttacgtcgataagtataatacattcgagaaaagatttattttcatgaaatatagCAAATTggcgaaatattatttgttgatAGCAGTTACTTCAATGGCTTGCGGCactgttttttattatttgaacgaATTGAGATTAAGCGTGAAAATGG TGATACCAAATTCATCATTGACTTATAAACCACCGTACAAAACAGAAACCATTGTCGATATATACGACATTAAGATCTATGCTTGTTTCtgtatttatcaattattcttattaccgGCTATTATATTAGGTTACGTTGGATTTGATTGTTTATTCGCAAATCTCGCATTTCATGTTGCCGCACAATTTGGAATTCTTTGTTCTATGCTCAAAGAAATTCTCGACGACTCTGATGATTTTCAACGTAATATGAAGGAACTTGTACTTCGGCATTACAAATTGATAag acaAGCAAAAACTTtggaagataattttaatacaataatattgcaACAATTAATGGGTACAACATTTCAACTTTGTGCATCTGGTTATCATACACTTCTG GGCTCAGTAAGCAGTGAAATATTTACGGTGAttgtattcaatttttatgCTACTAATACATTGAGTACATTGTTTGTTTATTGTTACATCGGCGAGTGTCTAATTCAGGAA aGTTCGAACCTGAGCAATGCATTTTATCGTTACGAGTGGTATAACGTGTCACCTACGAACTTAAGAATGATAACAATTTGTATGTTGCGAATGATGATACCGGAGCAATTAACATCCGGTAAATTTTTCGTCCTATCATTGGCCTCCTTTACCGAC attctcAAAACTACAATGGGATATCTGTCTCTACTGCGAACCGTTCTTtga
- the LOC124957267 gene encoding odorant receptor 10a-like isoform X2: MEKKIEAINVTEAMKSLAWNRLLLKYIGIWPLEISYIHFLLYFFYLFLHNLLSIIELRNGKNDFEANMEFFTENVLHLMVLTKVLMCWLNRESLGRLLAEVQNNFNVDKYNTFEKRFIFMKYSRLAKYYFLVALTTMICTTVTYYIHALLPNVQMVIKNSSLSYKPPYKTETIVDIYDIRIYVCLCIYQVLLVPTIILGYVGFDCLFANLAFHITAQFGILSCMLREILDDSKTFQCNIRELVLRHYKLIRQAKSLEDNYNVIILQQLMGSTFQLCASGYNTLLGSVNSQALTVMVFNFYAMNTLSTLITYCYIGECLIQESLSLSNAIYRYEWYNVSPMNLKMINICLMRMKRPEQLTSGKFFVLSLASFTDIIKTTMGYLSLVRTFM; this comes from the exons atggagaaaaaaatagaa gcAATAAATGTAACCGAAGCAATGAAGTCTTTAGCATGGAACAGATTATTGCTAAAATATATTGGAATTTGGCCACTCGAGATTTCTTatatccattttcttctttattttttttatcttttcttacaTAATTTATTGTCAATTATCGAATTGAGAAATGGTAAAAATGATTTCGAAGCTAATATGGAATTTTTTACGGAAAACGTATTGCACCTAATGGTGCTAACGAAAGTATTGATGTGCTGGTTAAACAGAGAATCATTAGGACGTTTGCTCGCTGAagtacaaaataatttcaacgtCGACAAGTACAATACGTTTGAGAAGAGATTCATATTCATGAAGTATAGTAGATTggcgaaatattattttttagttgCTCTAACAACGATGATTTGTACCACTGTAACATATTATATCCATGCATTGCTGCCTAATGTACAAATGG tgataaaaaattcatcattGAGTTACAAACCACCGTACAAAACAGAAACCATTGTCGATATATACGACATTAGGATCTATGTTTGTCTCTGCATTTATCAAGTGTTGTTAGTACCAACTATTATATTAGGTTACGTTGGATTTGATTGTTTGTTCGCAAATCTCGCATTTCATATTACCGCACAATTTGGAATTCTTAGTTGTATGCTCAGAGAAATTCTCGATGACTCTAAAACATTCCAATGTAATATAAGGGAACTTGTACTTCGGCATTACAAATTGATAAG aCAAGCAAAATCTTTGGAAGATAAttacaatgtaataatattacaacaaTTGATGGGATCAACGTTTCAACTTTGTGCATCCGGTTACAATACACTTTTG GGCTCAGTAAACAGTCAAGCATTGACGGTGAtggtatttaatttttatgctATGAACACATTGAGTACATTGATTACTTATTGTTACATCGGCGAATGTCTTATTCAggaa agtTTGAGCCTGAGCAACGCAATTTATCGTTACGAGTGGTATAACGTGTCACCTATGaacttaaaaatgattaacatTTGTTTGATGCGAATGAAAAGACCAGAACAATTAACTTCCGGTAAATTTTTCGTCCTATCATTGGCCTCCTTTACCGAC ATTATCAAAACTACGATGGGATATCTGTCATTAGTACGAACATTTATgtga